In Arthrobacter sp. B3I9, the following are encoded in one genomic region:
- a CDS encoding FAD-dependent oxidoreductase: MFDVCVVGGGTMGLFLAAEQSARGKSVILLEAGRSPGENKDQLLGSRPVRGSHRGSEQAWTTGLGGTSQLWGGQLWPWQDWEFAGLPQKGISAWPLDFGDVSPYYERVLRALGLPATHAQIHGRFGFASKLPTVPVGDYSLKYSSWIDRSRRNFGKNAAIRAQLRNVTVRQGAVVNRINETGSGTAHIELRDDSGALSTVSAKKVVLAAGTLGNARILRNSEVSQDLPALGRGFLDHVSKRIARVDVLDWNKFRAFSAPKSVRGVLASPRIVPGVTLLNAHQLLPCYAHWEFASPSSGAVASLRALLRAGQTGEPRPPLSTTLANMWGESGELIEAVARSVRYRERPVPTSSKPYLRLDVQQPTRHDVQLTWSGNNAEPDFPNLSLAWRTGREEDATAHAITHRLVDFLNSLDIGAAVHELPPGDTFEDIFHMMGGTRMSGTPAEGVVDPDCKVFGTASVFVAGASVFPSGGMANPTFTALALTARIGDKIAD, encoded by the coding sequence ATGTTTGACGTTTGTGTCGTCGGTGGCGGCACCATGGGCTTATTCCTTGCAGCGGAGCAATCAGCTAGGGGCAAGAGTGTCATCTTGCTGGAAGCAGGACGAAGCCCCGGAGAAAACAAGGATCAGCTCCTGGGCTCGCGCCCGGTTCGTGGTTCTCACCGGGGCTCGGAGCAGGCGTGGACCACCGGCTTGGGAGGTACGAGTCAACTGTGGGGCGGCCAGCTGTGGCCCTGGCAGGATTGGGAGTTTGCCGGGTTGCCGCAGAAGGGCATCAGCGCGTGGCCCCTCGACTTCGGCGACGTCAGCCCATATTACGAGCGTGTTCTGCGGGCGTTGGGTCTTCCAGCAACCCACGCGCAGATACACGGCCGCTTCGGGTTTGCCAGCAAGCTTCCCACAGTGCCCGTAGGCGATTACTCCCTCAAGTACTCGTCGTGGATTGATCGTTCCCGGAGAAACTTTGGCAAGAACGCCGCGATCCGAGCGCAGCTGCGGAATGTAACTGTACGGCAGGGCGCTGTAGTGAACCGCATAAATGAAACCGGTTCGGGAACAGCCCACATTGAGCTCCGGGACGATTCCGGGGCGTTGTCAACAGTATCGGCAAAGAAGGTTGTGCTGGCCGCTGGAACGCTGGGCAACGCCCGCATTCTTCGGAATTCTGAAGTGTCACAGGATCTGCCGGCGCTGGGGCGGGGATTTCTGGACCACGTTTCCAAACGCATTGCACGAGTTGACGTCCTGGACTGGAACAAGTTCCGCGCCTTTTCCGCGCCTAAAAGCGTCCGGGGCGTTCTCGCTTCACCACGCATTGTACCGGGCGTGACATTATTAAATGCACATCAGCTGTTGCCTTGCTACGCCCACTGGGAATTCGCCTCGCCCAGCAGTGGGGCCGTGGCATCGTTGAGAGCCTTGTTGCGGGCCGGCCAGACCGGTGAACCGCGGCCGCCCCTTTCCACGACGTTGGCCAATATGTGGGGTGAATCCGGTGAATTGATCGAGGCCGTGGCTCGAAGCGTGAGGTACAGGGAGCGGCCTGTGCCGACGTCTAGCAAGCCGTATCTGCGGCTCGATGTGCAACAGCCGACCCGGCACGACGTCCAACTCACGTGGTCAGGAAACAACGCGGAGCCTGATTTCCCCAACCTGTCTCTTGCCTGGCGCACTGGCAGGGAGGAGGACGCAACCGCCCACGCCATAACCCACAGACTCGTGGACTTTCTCAATTCCCTCGATATCGGTGCCGCGGTGCACGAGTTGCCTCCAGGCGACACGTTTGAAGATATCTTCCACATGATGGGCGGAACCCGAATGTCGGGAACGCCCGCAGAGGGAGTCGTGGATCCGGACTGCAAGGTTTTTGGCACTGCCAGTGTCTTCGTCGCCGGGGCGTCCGTTTTTCCAAGCGGAGGTATGGCCAACCCCACTTTCACGGCACTCGCCCTGACAGCAAGGATCGGCGACAAAATCGCGGACTAG
- a CDS encoding sugar transferase: MSELKQRPEVRALVRPPAPVLVPSGSQVSQGPGGVATVALPSPTFTFPDFKAARPGRLEGSKQREGLRWAKRYRHLLLVADALVITAVTAAAHLTRFGLSTASTVEFGNVRVDYLYISLAIAVAWMLALGLYKSRDTQIVGVGIDEYRRVVSASAMLLGLIALLCFVLNIDVARGFFALALPAGLIGLLVARCSLRQWLTRQRVRGHYLSRVIVLGRPSDVRYVVSQIEKKSGAAYKVVGVALAGGNGLGAFTQGGQVFDVVGDERSVVEAVASVDADAVVVAGPMKGGSRYIQRLGWKLEQSSTQLILTTGLTNVAGPRIHSRPVEGLPLMHVELPQYSGAKHAVKRMFDVVLAAVASVALLPVFVFLAVMIKRDSPGPVIFRQERVGRGGEKFHMLKFRSMVVTAEDDLEGLLEQNEGAGLLFKMQNDPRVTEVGRWMRKYSLDELPQLWNVLKGDMSLVGPRPPLQREVDKYQNKVLRRLYIKPGLTGMWQINGRSELNWRDSVRLDLYYVENWSLAGDLIIIWRTARMLMKPVGAY, from the coding sequence ATGAGTGAGCTCAAGCAGCGGCCTGAGGTTCGCGCCTTGGTTCGACCGCCGGCCCCCGTCCTAGTTCCGTCTGGCTCACAAGTTTCGCAGGGGCCGGGGGGCGTCGCCACTGTGGCTCTCCCTTCGCCGACATTCACGTTTCCGGACTTCAAGGCGGCCAGGCCGGGGCGGCTAGAAGGCAGCAAGCAGCGCGAGGGCCTTCGTTGGGCGAAACGATACCGCCACCTGCTTCTTGTCGCCGACGCCCTGGTCATTACCGCAGTGACCGCCGCCGCGCACCTCACTCGGTTCGGACTCAGCACAGCGAGCACGGTCGAATTCGGCAATGTTCGTGTCGATTATCTGTACATCTCCTTAGCTATTGCTGTGGCTTGGATGCTGGCACTCGGCCTCTATAAGAGCCGGGATACCCAGATCGTGGGAGTAGGTATTGACGAATACAGGCGCGTGGTTAGCGCGAGTGCGATGCTGTTGGGACTTATCGCCTTGTTGTGTTTTGTTTTGAATATCGACGTTGCCCGGGGATTCTTTGCACTGGCCCTCCCGGCCGGACTTATCGGGCTGCTGGTTGCTCGTTGCAGCCTGCGTCAGTGGCTGACCCGGCAGCGAGTCCGTGGTCATTATCTTTCCCGAGTGATCGTGCTGGGCAGGCCGAGCGACGTCCGTTATGTCGTCAGCCAGATCGAAAAGAAGTCCGGTGCCGCGTACAAGGTTGTGGGTGTTGCCCTCGCGGGCGGCAACGGCTTGGGCGCTTTCACTCAGGGTGGTCAGGTATTCGATGTGGTGGGGGACGAGCGGAGCGTTGTGGAAGCGGTGGCCTCCGTGGACGCTGACGCGGTGGTCGTCGCCGGGCCCATGAAGGGCGGCAGCCGTTACATCCAGCGGCTGGGCTGGAAACTCGAGCAGTCTTCCACGCAGTTGATTCTGACCACCGGCTTGACCAACGTTGCCGGTCCGCGGATCCATTCCCGGCCCGTTGAGGGACTGCCTCTTATGCACGTGGAGTTGCCCCAGTACTCCGGCGCAAAGCACGCCGTAAAGAGAATGTTCGACGTCGTCCTGGCGGCAGTGGCATCAGTGGCGTTGCTCCCGGTGTTCGTGTTCCTCGCAGTCATGATTAAGCGGGACAGCCCGGGGCCGGTCATTTTCCGGCAGGAACGTGTGGGCCGTGGCGGTGAGAAGTTCCACATGCTGAAGTTTCGTTCAATGGTCGTAACGGCCGAGGACGACCTTGAAGGTTTGCTTGAGCAGAATGAAGGCGCCGGCTTGTTGTTTAAGATGCAGAACGATCCACGGGTTACTGAGGTCGGACGGTGGATGCGGAAGTACTCTTTGGACGAGCTGCCGCAACTCTGGAACGTCCTTAAGGGCGACATGAGCTTGGTCGGCCCACGGCCTCCGCTGCAGCGGGAGGTCGACAAGTACCAGAACAAAGTCCTGCGGCGCCTGTACATCAAGCCGGGACTGACGGGCATGTGGCAGATTAACGGCCGGTCCGAGCTGAATTGGCGCGACAGTGTCCGACTGGATCTGTACTACGTCGAGAACTGGTCACTGGCAGGCGACCTCATCATCATCTGGCGCACCGCCAGGATGCTCATGAAACCCGTTGGCGCGTACTGA
- a CDS encoding acetyltransferase: MIDLAQAPGAGEAWDKPRAVVYAWRICELLFVSSPWQISSRLRVAALRAFGSEIGENVTFRPRTRVSFPWKLHIGSGCWIGEGVWFHNQDHVFIGSNVVVSQECFITTGSHRARSDMGLVTSPVHIDDGAWVTSRCMVLGGTHIGQSAVVEPLTVVRGDVPANAVYGRPNGPTVIRERFREDDAR; this comes from the coding sequence GTGATTGACCTGGCCCAAGCACCAGGGGCGGGGGAGGCATGGGACAAGCCGCGGGCGGTGGTCTACGCCTGGCGGATCTGTGAACTCTTGTTCGTCAGCAGCCCCTGGCAGATCAGTTCCCGGCTGAGGGTGGCCGCGCTGCGAGCCTTTGGATCGGAGATTGGGGAGAACGTGACGTTCCGGCCCCGCACCCGGGTCAGCTTTCCGTGGAAACTCCACATCGGGTCCGGGTGCTGGATTGGTGAAGGAGTATGGTTCCACAACCAAGACCACGTCTTCATCGGTTCCAACGTCGTGGTTTCGCAGGAATGCTTTATTACGACAGGGAGCCACCGGGCGCGCTCGGATATGGGTCTGGTAACGAGTCCGGTGCATATCGACGACGGCGCCTGGGTCACCTCGCGGTGCATGGTCTTGGGCGGCACCCACATCGGTCAGTCGGCCGTGGTGGAGCCCCTGACGGTTGTCCGGGGAGATGTCCCGGCGAACGCCGTCTACGGGCGACCCAACGGACCCACTGTGATCAGGGAGCGATTCCGGGAAGACGACGCCCGGTGA